One stretch of Bordetella avium DNA includes these proteins:
- a CDS encoding YfhL family 4Fe-4S dicluster ferredoxin: MALLITDECINCDVCEPQCPNEAISMGEDYYVIDPDLCTECVGHYDEPQCKVVCPVECIELHPQWKEGQEALMAKYRRLTGGAA; this comes from the coding sequence ATGGCTCTCCTCATTACCGACGAATGCATTAACTGCGACGTCTGCGAACCGCAGTGCCCCAACGAAGCCATTTCGATGGGCGAGGACTATTACGTCATCGACCCGGACCTGTGCACCGAATGCGTCGGCCACTACGATGAGCCGCAGTGCAAGGTGGTCTGCCCGGTCGAGTGCATCGAGCTGCATCCGCAATGGAAGGAAGGGCAGGAAGCCCTGATGGCCAAATACCGCCGCCTGACAGGCGGCGCCGCATGA
- a CDS encoding DUF2946 family protein, with translation MQTKPCTLTRSRTAVFWLALLLFAFKAMVPQGFMPGSSQGGTLIQLCSAAGPVWVQGPAKADQGPDERHAAQAAACSSGAAVSAAALLPAPLSPIPVSEQAFPVSARAPPAAPVFPISSVPLGARAPPLSLV, from the coding sequence ATGCAAACCAAGCCTTGCACCCTGACGCGCTCGCGCACCGCCGTTTTCTGGCTGGCGCTGCTGCTGTTCGCGTTCAAGGCGATGGTGCCGCAAGGCTTCATGCCTGGCTCATCCCAAGGCGGCACGCTGATTCAGCTCTGCTCGGCGGCAGGGCCGGTGTGGGTGCAGGGCCCGGCCAAGGCCGACCAAGGCCCTGATGAACGCCACGCGGCACAGGCCGCCGCCTGCTCGAGCGGCGCCGCCGTCAGCGCTGCGGCGCTGCTGCCCGCGCCGCTCTCTCCGATCCCGGTCAGCGAACAGGCTTTTCCTGTCTCGGCCCGGGCGCCGCCCGCCGCGCCGGTTTTCCCCATTTCCAGCGTCCCGCTCGGGGCGCGCGCACCTCCCCTCTCTCTCGTTTGA
- the coaD gene encoding pantetheine-phosphate adenylyltransferase, giving the protein MITAVYPGTFDPLTRGHEDLVRRAAALFDKVVVAVAYSRNKKPFFNIDERVEIAREVLGHYPNVEVRSFGGLLRDFVREQNGRVIVRGLRAMSDFEYEFQMAGMNRHLLPDVETLFMTPSDQYQFISGTIVREIAQLGGDVSKFVFPSVERWLQAKAKARREQADTE; this is encoded by the coding sequence ATGATCACCGCTGTCTATCCCGGCACGTTCGACCCGCTCACGCGCGGTCACGAAGACCTGGTTCGCCGCGCCGCAGCCCTGTTCGACAAGGTGGTCGTGGCCGTGGCCTATAGCCGCAACAAAAAACCCTTTTTCAACATCGACGAACGGGTTGAAATCGCGCGCGAGGTGTTGGGCCATTACCCCAACGTCGAAGTCCGCAGTTTCGGCGGCCTGCTCAGAGATTTCGTGCGCGAGCAAAACGGCCGCGTGATCGTGCGCGGTCTGCGCGCCATGTCGGATTTCGAATACGAATTCCAGATGGCCGGCATGAATCGCCATCTTTTGCCCGACGTCGAAACGCTGTTCATGACGCCTTCGGATCAATACCAGTTCATCTCCGGCACCATCGTGCGCGAGATCGCGCAACTGGGCGGCGATGTCAGTAAATTCGTCTTCCCCTCGGTGGAGCGCTGGCTCCAGGCCAAGGCCAAAGCGCGCCGCGAGCAGGCCGACACGGAATAA
- a CDS encoding MOSC N-terminal beta barrel domain-containing protein gives MSGFQPVAECGETAQAEAAAYERRWLISNDAGQWLDRGLCPRLAEISVELRLGYLVLTAPGMLRLDIPLDVIEDDDSVRYQLRIGEQVVDVVDEGDLAAAWLSHYLGIPARLLKVHPDMGAVSWPAGSLRPSQA, from the coding sequence ATGAGCGGATTTCAGCCTGTCGCGGAATGCGGCGAGACGGCTCAAGCCGAGGCGGCCGCTTACGAGCGCCGCTGGCTGATCAGCAACGATGCCGGCCAATGGCTGGATCGCGGGCTGTGCCCCAGGCTGGCGGAAATCAGCGTGGAGCTGCGCCTGGGTTATCTAGTGCTGACGGCGCCGGGCATGCTGCGGCTGGATATTCCGCTGGACGTCATCGAAGACGACGATAGCGTGCGCTATCAATTACGCATCGGCGAGCAGGTGGTAGATGTCGTGGACGAAGGCGATTTGGCGGCCGCCTGGCTGTCGCATTATCTGGGCATCCCCGCGCGCCTGCTCAAGGTGCATCCCGATATGGGAGCGGTGAGCTGGCCTGCCGGCTCACTTCGCCCTTCGCAGGCCTGA
- the rsmD gene encoding 16S rRNA (guanine(966)-N(2))-methyltransferase RsmD: protein MKQSASGARAIRIVGGQFRRTPITVPDVPGLRPTPDRVRETLFNWLTHLWHGEFRDKRVLDLFAGSGALGLEAASRGVAQVQMVERDRGAVSALRSLRDKLKAEHIRIHAGDALAALERMDASRFDLVLLDPPFGQGWLARLWPLLPAVLDENALVYVESETPAEAPEGFDVLREGKAGAVHYCLLQFAAMRKTENNPGSEDGVTP, encoded by the coding sequence TTGAAGCAATCCGCAAGCGGCGCACGCGCCATTCGTATCGTTGGCGGCCAATTCCGCCGCACCCCAATCACCGTGCCAGATGTTCCCGGCCTGCGTCCCACCCCTGACCGGGTGCGCGAAACCCTGTTTAACTGGCTGACACACCTCTGGCACGGTGAATTCCGCGACAAACGGGTGCTGGATCTGTTCGCCGGCAGCGGTGCGCTGGGGCTGGAAGCCGCCTCGCGCGGCGTGGCTCAGGTTCAGATGGTTGAGCGCGACCGGGGCGCGGTATCCGCGTTGCGCTCGCTACGCGACAAGCTCAAAGCCGAACACATCCGCATTCATGCCGGCGACGCCCTGGCGGCGCTGGAGCGCATGGACGCCTCGCGCTTTGACCTGGTCTTGCTCGACCCGCCCTTCGGCCAGGGCTGGCTGGCCCGTCTTTGGCCGCTCTTGCCAGCGGTGCTCGACGAGAACGCCCTGGTTTATGTCGAGTCGGAAACCCCTGCCGAGGCCCCCGAGGGATTCGACGTTTTACGCGAGGGCAAGGCCGGCGCCGTCCATTACTGCCTGCTCCAATTTGCTGCAATGCGGAAAACGGAGAATAATCCGGGTTCGGAGGATGGTGTAACACCATAA
- a CDS encoding IclR family transcriptional regulator has translation MATANDGRRSIQSVEVGFPLLAALVDAARPMTLRDLAAAAGMTSAKAHPYLVSFIRVGLVLQDSVSGHYELGPFALQMGLVSLQRLDPVRMALPEVAQFQAGIGHTVGLAVLGSHGPTMVHITEASYPVHVNMRQGTVMSMLNTATGLVFAAWLAPKVAEYYIAREQNDTAVTSTLSHPLKSASPEHLQAMLADIRVHGMARAVGNPLPGVDALSVPVFDHTGKLVLAITAIGPSGLFDVSWQGSIAQPLLQCAHAVSHKLGWRP, from the coding sequence ATGGCTACTGCCAACGACGGCCGCCGCAGCATCCAATCGGTCGAGGTGGGCTTTCCGCTTCTGGCCGCCCTGGTCGACGCAGCCCGCCCCATGACGCTGCGCGATCTCGCCGCTGCCGCCGGCATGACTTCCGCGAAAGCTCACCCCTATCTGGTGAGTTTCATCCGTGTTGGCCTGGTCCTGCAAGACAGCGTGAGCGGCCATTACGAACTGGGCCCGTTCGCGCTGCAAATGGGGCTGGTCAGCCTGCAAAGACTGGACCCGGTGCGCATGGCCCTGCCCGAGGTGGCGCAGTTTCAGGCAGGCATCGGCCATACCGTCGGCCTGGCGGTGCTGGGCTCGCACGGCCCGACCATGGTCCACATCACCGAGGCCAGCTACCCCGTGCACGTAAACATGCGACAGGGTACGGTGATGTCCATGCTGAACACCGCGACAGGCCTGGTGTTCGCCGCCTGGCTTGCGCCCAAAGTGGCCGAGTACTACATCGCCCGCGAACAAAACGACACCGCGGTGACGTCCACCCTATCTCACCCCCTGAAGTCCGCCAGCCCCGAGCATTTGCAGGCCATGCTGGCCGATATCCGCGTGCATGGCATGGCGCGCGCGGTAGGCAACCCTCTGCCCGGTGTGGACGCCCTCTCGGTGCCGGTGTTCGACCATACCGGCAAGCTGGTGCTAGCCATTACCGCCATCGGCCCCAGCGGCCTGTTTGATGTGTCCTGGCAAGGCAGTATTGCGCAGCCGCTCTTGCAATGCGCCCACGCGGTTTCACACAAACTGGGGTGGCGCCCCTGA
- the ftsY gene encoding signal recognition particle-docking protein FtsY, translated as MFSFFKKKTPPPAAPATPAPPPEPVAQPAEPVSPPSIAPAAPPVPAVAPEPPVAVPPAAAPPRPPVAAEPVAVQTAAPASPAMPAAPAPLVAEPVAAEAVAALAPPSPPAAQAPAPAAPAPEVPAPEVPAPKKASWLSRLKQGLARTGQSIGGIFVGVKVDENLFEELESALIMADAGIEATDKLLTALRARVKKERIEDPAQVKAALRQLLADHLKPLERQFDLKRAQPLVVMIAGVNGAGKTTSIGKLAHTFQRQGASVLLAAGDTFRAAAREQLVEWGSRNNVTVIAQDGGDPAAVAFDAVNAGRARAAGVVMIDTAGRLPTQLHLMEELKKIRRVIGKADAAAPHEVLLVIDGNTGQNALAQIRAFDAAIQLTGLVVTKLDGTAKGGTLAAVAAGSQGVRPVPVYWIGVGEGLEDLQPFVAEEFASALLAD; from the coding sequence ATGTTCAGCTTCTTCAAGAAAAAGACCCCTCCGCCCGCCGCGCCAGCCACGCCCGCGCCGCCGCCGGAGCCCGTCGCTCAGCCCGCCGAGCCTGTCTCGCCGCCTTCCATCGCGCCCGCGGCGCCGCCTGTCCCGGCGGTGGCCCCCGAGCCGCCTGTGGCGGTTCCGCCTGCTGCCGCGCCGCCTCGCCCGCCGGTCGCGGCCGAGCCCGTGGCGGTTCAGACTGCTGCGCCGGCCTCGCCCGCGATGCCTGCGGCACCCGCGCCGCTTGTGGCCGAACCCGTAGCCGCCGAAGCGGTGGCGGCCCTTGCGCCGCCCAGCCCGCCTGCGGCCCAAGCTCCCGCGCCCGCAGCACCGGCACCCGAAGTCCCCGCCCCCGAAGTTCCTGCACCCAAGAAGGCCTCCTGGCTCAGCCGGCTCAAGCAGGGCCTGGCCCGCACCGGGCAAAGCATCGGCGGCATTTTTGTTGGCGTCAAAGTCGATGAAAACCTGTTCGAGGAGCTGGAGTCGGCCCTCATCATGGCCGATGCCGGTATCGAAGCGACCGACAAATTGCTGACCGCGCTGCGAGCCCGAGTCAAGAAAGAGCGCATCGAGGACCCTGCGCAGGTCAAGGCCGCTTTGCGCCAGTTGCTGGCCGATCACCTCAAACCGCTTGAACGCCAGTTCGACCTCAAGCGTGCGCAGCCGCTGGTCGTGATGATCGCTGGGGTGAACGGCGCGGGTAAAACCACGTCTATCGGCAAGTTGGCGCATACCTTCCAGCGCCAGGGCGCCAGCGTTTTGCTGGCTGCGGGAGACACGTTCCGCGCCGCCGCGCGCGAGCAACTCGTCGAGTGGGGCAGCCGCAACAACGTCACCGTCATCGCCCAAGATGGCGGAGATCCGGCCGCCGTGGCCTTTGACGCCGTCAACGCCGGTCGCGCACGCGCTGCAGGCGTGGTCATGATCGACACCGCCGGGCGCCTGCCTACGCAACTGCATTTGATGGAAGAGCTCAAGAAAATCCGTCGCGTTATCGGCAAGGCCGACGCCGCCGCGCCGCATGAGGTCTTGCTGGTCATCGACGGCAATACCGGGCAGAACGCCCTGGCTCAGATTCGCGCCTTTGATGCGGCCATTCAGCTCACCGGCCTGGTCGTCACCAAGCTCGATGGCACCGCCAAGGGCGGCACGCTGGCGGCTGTCGCCGCGGGCAGCCAGGGCGTGCGCCCTGTGCCGGTTTACTGGATAGGCGTGGGCGAAGGTCTGGAAGACCTCCAACCCTTTGTGGCCGAGGAGTTTGCCTCGGCCTTGCTGGCAGACTGA
- a CDS encoding CYTH and CHAD domain-containing protein, with protein MSEQELKLHVPAASVEGVRQEIAGRQATRLPLRAMYFDTPERELVKARIALRLRQEGENWVQTVKMPGANAITRIELNHVRPGPVLDLSVYAGTAVGDALARIQGQLGVRYETDVQRLLCKLRSREGSVEAALDLGVLRAGGLELPICEIEFELMSGRPEAIFSIARGWQQRHGLVLDVRSKSERGDALAQLAAQLALANDEATAQQIVARFWAPRGARAVALTPDLTPEQAMARVADECLEQIIRNAAMVAEVDTAGVYQAGSAEHVHQLRVGMRRLRSAWRLFEGAIETPPETLDAGIREYFGALGASRDQDVLADTIAPLLRQAGMPDIPTEPVARGADARSLCSGAALQGWLLDLYQWSMTVRAAPVDLPLPVVVEGQPFEPAIIPLDAAPAQAPLRPFLIRRLRRWHKQVVTEGMHFSELDLPTRHELRKRAKRLRYGLAFAESLLPNARLRSYRKQLALVQELLGEINDLAVAAEHYKTQIPLHPQAWFALGWIALRLEQLAQQAQPAFEKLAKDKRFWKAA; from the coding sequence ATGTCAGAACAAGAGTTGAAACTGCACGTTCCCGCCGCCTCGGTCGAAGGCGTTCGACAGGAAATCGCCGGACGGCAGGCAACTCGCCTGCCCTTGCGCGCCATGTATTTCGATACGCCAGAGCGCGAACTGGTCAAGGCACGCATCGCGCTGCGCTTGCGCCAGGAGGGCGAAAACTGGGTTCAAACCGTCAAGATGCCCGGGGCCAACGCCATCACCCGCATCGAGCTGAACCACGTCAGGCCCGGCCCGGTGCTGGATCTGTCGGTGTATGCCGGCACAGCCGTGGGCGATGCGCTCGCCCGCATACAGGGGCAGCTCGGGGTGCGCTACGAAACCGATGTGCAACGGCTGTTGTGCAAATTACGCAGCCGGGAGGGCAGCGTCGAAGCCGCGCTGGATCTGGGCGTGCTGCGCGCGGGCGGCCTGGAACTGCCTATCTGTGAAATTGAGTTCGAACTGATGTCGGGCCGGCCCGAGGCGATTTTCAGCATCGCCCGCGGCTGGCAGCAACGCCACGGCTTGGTGCTCGATGTGCGCAGCAAGTCCGAGCGCGGCGATGCCCTGGCGCAATTGGCCGCCCAACTAGCCCTGGCTAACGATGAGGCGACGGCGCAACAAATCGTGGCGCGCTTCTGGGCGCCACGCGGCGCACGCGCGGTGGCCTTGACCCCGGACCTGACGCCCGAACAGGCCATGGCCCGCGTGGCCGACGAATGCCTAGAGCAAATTATCCGCAACGCCGCGATGGTGGCCGAAGTGGATACCGCTGGCGTTTATCAGGCGGGTAGCGCCGAACACGTGCATCAGCTGCGGGTAGGAATGCGGCGCCTGCGCTCGGCCTGGCGTCTGTTCGAAGGCGCCATCGAAACACCCCCGGAAACCCTGGATGCAGGCATCCGCGAGTATTTTGGCGCCCTGGGCGCCAGCCGCGACCAAGATGTGCTGGCCGACACCATCGCCCCCCTGCTGAGGCAGGCGGGCATGCCCGACATCCCCACCGAGCCGGTCGCGCGTGGCGCGGACGCCCGCTCCCTGTGCAGCGGCGCGGCCCTACAGGGCTGGCTGCTGGATCTGTATCAATGGAGCATGACGGTGCGCGCCGCGCCCGTTGACCTGCCCTTGCCCGTGGTGGTCGAAGGACAGCCCTTCGAGCCTGCCATCATTCCCCTGGATGCCGCGCCCGCCCAAGCGCCGCTACGGCCTTTTCTGATTCGCCGCCTGCGCAGATGGCATAAGCAAGTCGTGACAGAGGGCATGCACTTCAGCGAACTGGACCTGCCCACGCGCCACGAGTTGCGCAAACGGGCCAAACGCCTGCGCTATGGCCTGGCCTTCGCCGAGTCGCTGCTGCCAAACGCCCGCCTGCGCAGTTATCGCAAGCAACTGGCGCTTGTGCAGGAGCTGCTGGGCGAGATCAATGATCTGGCCGTGGCGGCCGAACACTACAAAACCCAGATTCCCCTCCATCCGCAGGCCTGGTTCGCCTTAGGCTGGATTGCCCTGCGCCTGGAGCAATTGGCGCAACAGGCTCAACCGGCCTTCGAGAAACTGGCCAAAGACAAACGTTTCTGGAAAGCGGCCTGA
- a CDS encoding benzoate/H(+) symporter BenE family transporter, translating to MSGPEQSSTAPHRPAIRDLSVSAIAAGLIAVLVSFSGTAVLMVQAGHAGGLSAVQIGSWLGSICLALGLGGTIFSLRTGLPVVFAWSTPGAALLVTGLAGVPFDQAVGAFMLAAALTLICGVFGWIDPIVRRIPGEIAGAMLAGVLLNFGMGIFRNISSAPAMVLAMCVAYLLCKRWLPRFAILIVLALGLLIAASQGLLQLNSLSWEWTEFVWTTPHFTVQSAISLGIPLFVVAMASQNLPGLAILQAAGYRPPASRLVAATGLVGLAAAPFGAHSVTLGAIIAALCAGPEAHHDPARRYVAAATYGISYVLLSVAAGTVALFFQALPAALIATLAGLALLGAIMGGMANAMGNPQRREAALITLLATASGMSFWGIGSAFWGLAAGLLAHAVFSLRAKS from the coding sequence ATGAGCGGCCCCGAGCAGTCTTCCACCGCCCCTCACCGCCCAGCCATCCGCGATCTGTCGGTTTCCGCCATCGCGGCCGGCCTGATCGCCGTACTCGTCAGCTTCAGCGGCACCGCCGTCCTGATGGTGCAGGCCGGTCATGCTGGCGGTCTGTCGGCCGTGCAGATCGGCTCCTGGCTTGGCTCCATCTGCCTGGCCCTGGGCCTAGGCGGCACCATATTCAGCCTGCGCACGGGCCTGCCCGTGGTGTTCGCCTGGTCCACGCCGGGTGCGGCCCTGCTGGTCACCGGCCTGGCGGGCGTGCCCTTCGATCAGGCCGTTGGCGCGTTTATGCTGGCCGCCGCGCTCACCCTGATCTGCGGTGTGTTTGGCTGGATTGATCCCATCGTGCGGCGTATTCCAGGAGAAATCGCCGGCGCCATGCTGGCGGGCGTGCTGCTCAATTTCGGTATGGGCATCTTCCGCAATATCAGCAGCGCCCCCGCTATGGTGCTGGCGATGTGCGTGGCCTATCTGTTGTGCAAACGCTGGCTGCCCCGTTTCGCCATCCTGATCGTGCTGGCGCTGGGCTTGCTCATCGCAGCCAGCCAGGGTCTGCTGCAACTCAACAGCCTCTCCTGGGAGTGGACCGAATTCGTCTGGACCACGCCTCACTTTACGGTGCAAAGCGCCATCAGCCTGGGCATTCCGCTGTTTGTGGTGGCCATGGCCTCGCAGAACCTGCCGGGCCTGGCGATCTTGCAGGCAGCCGGCTATCGCCCGCCCGCCTCCCGCCTCGTGGCCGCGACAGGCCTGGTGGGCCTGGCCGCAGCGCCTTTTGGCGCGCACAGCGTCACGCTGGGAGCCATCATCGCCGCGCTATGCGCCGGCCCCGAGGCCCATCACGACCCGGCCCGGCGCTATGTGGCGGCCGCCACCTATGGCATCAGCTATGTGCTGCTGAGTGTCGCAGCCGGCACCGTCGCCCTGTTTTTCCAAGCGCTGCCGGCGGCCCTCATCGCCACGCTCGCCGGCCTGGCGCTGCTCGGAGCCATCATGGGCGGCATGGCCAATGCGATGGGTAACCCGCAACGGCGTGAGGCCGCGCTGATCACCTTGCTGGCGACCGCTTCGGGCATGAGTTTCTGGGGGATAGGCTCCGCCTTCTGGGGCCTGGCGGCGGGCCTGCTGGCGCACGCCGTGTTCAGCCTGCGCGCGAAATCCTGA
- a CDS encoding AsmA family protein, translating to MKTWFKRILIGLVVLVLVAVVGLAIFLLTFDPNAYKYKLEELVQERYHRTLTIEGEIELSLFPRIGLAVQGVSLSEANSPEVFASIDSMRLAVAVWPLLSNNLVVDHVTINGFKARIAREKSGQFNFENLVGGVEPSTAVPANAAEATVGAIAGAAQALSSGTVSAPRSMQIDIAGLDLKDGELQLQDALSGMAVSVTHLNANTGRVTFNQPFDVSFNARVEGGDPRFDAGLTGQALLRLDPSAKRYSAQRLDLRMEGKLPSAQAKSLAVRGNLAFNGASSSLDVAGLEVVFQGDVTHPAARLTGVEASVAMPKLSVDPHKAQLQIDKLAARAKGNSPEGPFEFALDTPSLHISPTSAGGDALTGRIRNPSLDASFSLTGISGNAAELDIKEAKIDAAVKQGERVVKTVFASPVSLNLTQRAGSLAALKGDVNITDPALPKGSLQIPVIGSLSADLLKDQASAKINAVLEGGKFDLMADLAQLTTQPQLKFALAVDTLDLDKLMPALPVKPAADGKQEESKPPAKPAAPAKPRDDSINLSGLIGPSADGTVKIGQLVMRGLKAAQVGASIKLDHGKLDISGISADLYNGKLAGGLSVNAAEGNKMAAKLNLTGVAIEPLLMDVAKRNTLSGNGSLALDLSTAGNNSYALTSNLGGTVQLRLREGAVKGINLSQTLKDLKSLVNGQGENHSFASDSSRQTDFTAMDADMTLAKGVGTVKRLDVATDFLRVSQGSPAIIDFVNSGLDFVVVARVTNTAKEGKELADLRNLPVPVLISGSFEKPVYTVQWREIASVLIKRGLESTIKDALGAKGGKSNVGKALKGVLNR from the coding sequence ATGAAGACGTGGTTCAAGCGCATTTTGATAGGCTTGGTGGTGTTGGTACTGGTGGCAGTCGTAGGGCTGGCCATCTTTTTGCTGACATTTGACCCCAATGCCTACAAGTACAAGCTTGAGGAACTGGTCCAGGAGCGTTATCACCGCACCCTGACGATCGAAGGCGAAATCGAGCTTTCGCTGTTCCCGCGCATCGGCCTGGCCGTGCAGGGCGTGTCCTTGTCGGAAGCCAACAGCCCCGAGGTCTTCGCCTCCATCGACAGCATGCGGCTGGCCGTGGCCGTCTGGCCGCTGCTGTCCAACAATCTGGTTGTCGATCACGTCACCATCAATGGCTTCAAGGCGCGCATCGCGCGCGAAAAGAGCGGCCAGTTCAATTTCGAGAACCTCGTGGGTGGCGTGGAGCCGAGCACCGCAGTGCCCGCCAATGCCGCCGAGGCCACGGTCGGCGCCATCGCCGGCGCGGCGCAGGCGCTGTCGAGCGGCACGGTGAGCGCGCCGCGCAGCATGCAGATCGATATCGCCGGCCTGGATCTCAAAGACGGCGAATTGCAATTGCAGGATGCGCTGAGCGGCATGGCCGTTTCTGTCACGCATCTCAATGCCAACACGGGCCGCGTGACGTTTAATCAGCCCTTCGATGTCAGCTTCAATGCCCGCGTTGAAGGCGGCGACCCGCGTTTTGACGCCGGCCTGACTGGCCAGGCTTTGCTGCGCCTGGACCCCTCCGCCAAACGCTATTCGGCTCAGCGCCTGGATTTGCGCATGGAGGGCAAGTTGCCCAGCGCTCAGGCCAAGAGCCTCGCCGTGCGTGGCAACCTGGCTTTCAATGGCGCCAGCTCATCGCTGGATGTGGCCGGCCTGGAAGTCGTGTTCCAGGGGGATGTCACCCATCCCGCGGCCAGGCTGACAGGCGTGGAAGCCAGTGTGGCCATGCCCAAGCTTTCGGTTGACCCGCACAAGGCGCAGTTGCAGATCGACAAACTGGCGGCACGCGCCAAGGGCAATTCGCCTGAAGGCCCCTTCGAGTTTGCGCTGGACACCCCCAGTCTGCATATCTCGCCCACTTCGGCGGGGGGTGATGCCCTGACGGGCCGCATCCGCAATCCTTCGCTGGACGCGAGTTTCAGCCTGACCGGCATCAGCGGCAATGCCGCCGAACTCGACATCAAAGAAGCCAAGATCGACGCCGCCGTCAAACAGGGCGAGCGCGTGGTCAAGACGGTGTTCGCGTCGCCGGTGTCGCTCAACCTGACGCAGCGCGCGGGCAGTCTTGCCGCGCTCAAGGGGGATGTCAATATCACCGACCCGGCGCTGCCCAAGGGCAGTCTGCAGATTCCCGTGATCGGTAGTCTGTCGGCAGACCTGCTGAAGGATCAGGCTAGCGCCAAAATCAATGCGGTGCTCGAGGGCGGCAAGTTTGACCTCATGGCTGATCTTGCCCAACTGACCACGCAGCCGCAGCTCAAGTTTGCATTGGCCGTGGATACGCTGGATCTCGACAAGCTCATGCCTGCCCTGCCGGTCAAGCCGGCGGCCGATGGCAAGCAAGAAGAGTCCAAGCCGCCAGCCAAGCCTGCCGCGCCCGCCAAACCGCGCGACGACAGCATCAATCTGTCCGGGCTGATAGGCCCGAGCGCCGATGGCACGGTCAAGATCGGCCAACTGGTGATGCGGGGCTTGAAAGCCGCCCAGGTGGGCGCCAGCATCAAGCTCGACCACGGCAAGCTGGATATCTCTGGCATTAGCGCCGACCTCTACAACGGCAAGTTGGCCGGGGGATTGTCGGTCAATGCCGCCGAGGGCAACAAAATGGCGGCGAAGCTCAACCTGACGGGCGTGGCCATCGAGCCGCTGCTGATGGATGTCGCCAAACGCAATACCTTGTCGGGCAACGGTAGCCTTGCGCTCGATCTGAGCACGGCGGGCAATAACAGCTATGCCCTGACCAGCAATCTGGGCGGCACGGTGCAACTGCGTCTGCGCGAGGGCGCGGTCAAGGGCATCAATCTCTCGCAAACGCTCAAAGATCTCAAATCGCTGGTCAATGGCCAGGGCGAAAACCATAGCTTTGCTTCTGACAGCAGTCGTCAAACCGATTTCACGGCCATGGACGCCGATATGACGCTGGCCAAGGGGGTGGGCACGGTCAAGCGCTTGGATGTGGCGACCGACTTCCTGCGGGTGTCGCAGGGCAGCCCGGCCATCATCGATTTCGTTAATAGCGGGCTCGATTTCGTGGTGGTTGCGCGGGTCACCAATACCGCCAAAGAAGGCAAAGAGCTGGCTGATCTGCGCAATCTGCCGGTGCCTGTGCTCATCAGCGGCAGCTTCGAGAAGCCGGTCTACACCGTGCAGTGGCGTGAAATCGCCAGCGTGCTGATCAAGCGTGGCCTGGAAAGCACGATCAAAGACGCATTGGGCGCCAAGGGCGGCAAGAGCAATGTGGGCAAGGCCCTCAAGGGTGTGCTCAATCGATGA